Proteins from a single region of Strix uralensis isolate ZFMK-TIS-50842 chromosome 12, bStrUra1, whole genome shotgun sequence:
- the PMFBP1 gene encoding polyamine-modulated factor 1-binding protein 1 isoform X4, with protein sequence MLKSRGSINCRPSRGRGRHNWSRNAVGSSSSARTWGPAASCRRKLRSREKHGAAASVDVINSSSESPAQLWAQLGSPQAAQRRRLCPCPRGTAVSQWHPVAAHPGASNRARAWPKAGARGGGGSTETRGCKGSMRLERPSCGMGMPQGSTCTAVPGHRGGGHGDPQIHQHQEEFPSVRSPGSGSGHCPQAAGRAEPPCARDRAQPRRIMSHEGTVREWPKCGTSREVPAPLGQPEGPCGGLPAAEEAKPEPSSFSQHLQPEAETWQPQGQRQVPVPEPWRGEPPARQDTQQQKLEPAQALASVRALQLDLDFCRGMNRERLVQLQQQERAVEQKHQDFIFLMQQYQAVIGKDQKDEVVQTEVTSSVAAHSHSDSSYNIPRKARTELLMQPQPRASCSAQRSGRACAWGADTQPRAHGEAKAEQGAGPKPAGSSEAAAAPSREPDVRLRAELSRWQWKQQVTLEQALQHMHAAAHAQEKLQRSQEQLQALREQLGAQKEQSQGLWHSVAWLQQELGATQAREQRRLQQLSGATETIQELQQEVASARKRLAELLQEVQDIATLQAELAQAQQEKAKQEEKAAAYKEERQQLLWELRELQECQEQSKQEVSMSPGLCAGQRASVLSPSLPLCRGQAQTLQERLRELSSRAQHWQQLHQASEQALATREKELVVCKLELSFLKEELSKATEQIETLRSSQALARCESSRTHEDRELVLVNISQCLVEQMQVHERQGHKTQQQSEQTRELTGSGAELSVHSSCCCCLQGCRGQTDNCWTARAPASPRPPGLPTRHLQDAVSRLQEENTCLAVRTRENKCERLKPPQDND encoded by the exons GGAGAAACACGGAGCAGCGGCCTCAGTCGATGTGATCAACAGCTCCTCTGAGAGCCCAGCGCAGCTCTGGGCGCAGCTCGGGAGCCCACAGGCAGCACAGCGGAGGCGGCTGTGCCCGTGTCCCCGGGGCACAGCCGTGTCACAATGGCACCCGGTTGCAGCACATCCTGGGGCCAGCAACAGGGCCAGGGCATGGCCAAAGGCTGGtgcaaggggtggggggggtagcACAGAGACAAGGGGGTGCAAGGGCAGCATGAGACTGGAGAGGCCCAGCTGTGGCATGGGGATGCCACAAGGCTCAACATGTACGGCAGTGCcgggacaccggggggggggacacggggatccCCAGATCCACCAGCACCAGGAGGAGTTTCCCAGCGTGAGGTCACCAGGTTCTGGTTCCGGGCATTGTCCCcaggctgcgggcagggcagAGCCACCTTGTGCCCGGGACAGGGCCCAGCCGAGGAGGATCATGTCACACGAAGGCACAG TGAGAGAGTGGCCAAAATGTGGCACATCCAGGGAGGTCCCTGCACCTCTGGGCCAGCCTGAGGGCCCCTGTGgagggctgccagcagcagaggaggCAAAGCCAGAGCCGAGCAGCTTCAGCCAGCATCTTCAGCCGGAGGCGGAGACCTGGCAGCCCCAG GGCCAAAGGCAAGTGCCGGTGCCGGAGCCATGGCGAGGGGAGCCCCCAGCACGCCAGGACacacagcagcagaagctggagcCAGCGCAGGCGCTGGCCTCAGTGCGGGCACTGCAGCTGGACCTGGACTTCTGCAGGGGCATGAACCGTGAGCGGCTggtccagctgcagcagcaggagcgtgCGGTGGAGCAGAAGCACCAGGACTTCATCTTTCTGATGCAGCAGTACCAGGCGGTGATCGGCAAG GACCAGAAGGATGAGGTGGTGCAGACAGAGGTCACCTCCTCCGTGGCTGCCCACAGCCATTCTGACTCCAGCTACAATATCCCGAGGAAGGCGCGCACAGAGCTGCTCATGCAG ccccagccccgagcGTCCTGCAGCGCCCAGAGGAGTGGCCGTGCCTGTGCCTGGGGGGCGGACACACAGCCCCGGGCCCACGGCGAGGCCAAGGCCGAGCAAGGAGCAGGGCCGAAGCCAGCGGGCAGCAGCGAGGCTGCGGCAGCTCCGAGCAG GGAGCCGGATGTGCGGCTACGGGCAGAGCTGAGCCGGTGGCAGTGGAAACAGCAGGTGACCCTGGAGCAGGCGCTGCAGCACATGCACGCGGCAGCCCACGCCCAAGAGAAGCTACAGAGGAGCCAGGAGCAGCTCCAGGCCCTGAGGGAGCAG ctgggggcacagaaggagcagagccagggccTGTGGCACAGTGTGGcttggctgcagcaggagctgggagccacCCAGGCCCGGGAGCAGCGAAGGCTGCAGCAGCTTAGTGGAGCCACAGAAACCATCCAGGAACTGCAGCAAGAAGTGGCCTCCGCCAGAAAGCgcctggcagagctgctgcaagAG GTGCAGGACATAGCCacgctgcaggcagagctggcccaAGCCCAGCAAGAGAAAGCcaagcaggaggagaaggctgcGGCCTACAAGGaagagaggcagcagctcctctgggaGCTGAGGGAGCTCCAGGAGTGCCAGGAGCAGAGCAAGCAGGAGGTGAGCATGTCCCCGGGCCTCTGCGCAGGGCAGCGGGCGTCTGTGCTCAGCCCCTCACTGCCTCTGTGCCGCGGGCAGGCCCAGACCCTGCAGGAGCGGCTGCGGGAGCTGAGCAGCcgagcccagcactggcagcagctgcACCAGGCCAGTGAGCAAGCTCTGGCTACGCGAGAAAAGGAGCTGGTGGTCTGCAAGTTGGAGCTGTCTTTCCTCAAGGAAGAGCTCAGCAAGGCCACGGAGCAG ATAGAAACCCTGCGCTCTTCCCAGGCTCTGGCACGCTGTGAGAGCAGCCGGACGCACGAGGACAGGGAGCTGGTGCTGGTCAACATCAGCCAGTGCCTGGTGGAGCAGAT GCAGGTACATGAGAGACAAGGGCACAAGACCCAGCAGCAAAGCGAGCAGACCAGAGAGCTGacggggagcggggctgagctCTCCGtacacagcagctgctgctgctgcctgcaggggtGCAGGGGACAGACAGACAACTGCTGGACTGCCCGCGCTCCCGCATCCCCTCGCCCCCCTGGCCTTCCCACCAGGCATCTTCAGGACGCAGTGAGCAGGTTGCAGGAGGAAAACACGTGCCTCGCGGTCAGAACACGCGAGAACAAGTGCGAGCGGCTGAAG CCTCCACAGGACAATGACTAG
- the PMFBP1 gene encoding polyamine-modulated factor 1-binding protein 1 isoform X2 → MLKSRGSINCRPSRGRGRHNWSRNAVGSSSSARTWGPAASCRRKLRSREKHGAAASVDVINSSSESPAQLWAQLGSPQAAQRRRLCPCPRGTAVSQWHPVAAHPGASNRARAWPKAGARGGGGSTETRGCKGSMRLERPSCGMGMPQGSTCTAVPGHRGGGHGDPQIHQHQEEFPSVRSPGSGSGHCPQAAGRAEPPCARDRAQPRRIMSHEGTVREWPKCGTSREVPAPLGQPEGPCGGLPAAEEAKPEPSSFSQHLQPEAETWQPQGQRQVPVPEPWRGEPPARQDTQQQKLEPAQALASVRALQLDLDFCRGMNRERLVQLQQQERAVEQKHQDFIFLMQQYQAVIGKDQKDEVVQTEVTSSVAAHSHSDSSYNIPRKARTELLMQPQPRASCSAQRSGRACAWGADTQPRAHGEAKAEQGAGPKPAGSSEAAAAPSREPDVRLRAELSRWQWKQQVTLEQALQHMHAAAHAQEKLQRSQEQLQALREQLGAQKEQSQGLWHSVAWLQQELGATQAREQRRLQQLSGATETIQELQQEVASARKRLAELLQEVQDIATLQAELAQAQQEKAKQEEKAAAYKEERQQLLWELRELQECQEQSKQEAQTLQERLRELSSRAQHWQQLHQASEQALATREKELVVCKLELSFLKEELSKATEQIETLRSSQALARCESSRTHEDRELVLVNISQCLVEQMQVHERQGHKTQQQSEQTRELTGSGAELSVHSSCCCCLQGCRGQTDNCWTARAPASPRPPGLPTRHLQDAVSRLQEENTCLAVRTRENKCERLKVSGIRGAAWPDTGPLLLCVRGRLGWGCLPRARAMGELPLWQHGPALAQGWALCPLGQRNSVPCPSLHRTMTRRYQPCTILQGCLHPTLASRTRSSAKQSKD, encoded by the exons GGAGAAACACGGAGCAGCGGCCTCAGTCGATGTGATCAACAGCTCCTCTGAGAGCCCAGCGCAGCTCTGGGCGCAGCTCGGGAGCCCACAGGCAGCACAGCGGAGGCGGCTGTGCCCGTGTCCCCGGGGCACAGCCGTGTCACAATGGCACCCGGTTGCAGCACATCCTGGGGCCAGCAACAGGGCCAGGGCATGGCCAAAGGCTGGtgcaaggggtggggggggtagcACAGAGACAAGGGGGTGCAAGGGCAGCATGAGACTGGAGAGGCCCAGCTGTGGCATGGGGATGCCACAAGGCTCAACATGTACGGCAGTGCcgggacaccggggggggggacacggggatccCCAGATCCACCAGCACCAGGAGGAGTTTCCCAGCGTGAGGTCACCAGGTTCTGGTTCCGGGCATTGTCCCcaggctgcgggcagggcagAGCCACCTTGTGCCCGGGACAGGGCCCAGCCGAGGAGGATCATGTCACACGAAGGCACAG TGAGAGAGTGGCCAAAATGTGGCACATCCAGGGAGGTCCCTGCACCTCTGGGCCAGCCTGAGGGCCCCTGTGgagggctgccagcagcagaggaggCAAAGCCAGAGCCGAGCAGCTTCAGCCAGCATCTTCAGCCGGAGGCGGAGACCTGGCAGCCCCAG GGCCAAAGGCAAGTGCCGGTGCCGGAGCCATGGCGAGGGGAGCCCCCAGCACGCCAGGACacacagcagcagaagctggagcCAGCGCAGGCGCTGGCCTCAGTGCGGGCACTGCAGCTGGACCTGGACTTCTGCAGGGGCATGAACCGTGAGCGGCTggtccagctgcagcagcaggagcgtgCGGTGGAGCAGAAGCACCAGGACTTCATCTTTCTGATGCAGCAGTACCAGGCGGTGATCGGCAAG GACCAGAAGGATGAGGTGGTGCAGACAGAGGTCACCTCCTCCGTGGCTGCCCACAGCCATTCTGACTCCAGCTACAATATCCCGAGGAAGGCGCGCACAGAGCTGCTCATGCAG ccccagccccgagcGTCCTGCAGCGCCCAGAGGAGTGGCCGTGCCTGTGCCTGGGGGGCGGACACACAGCCCCGGGCCCACGGCGAGGCCAAGGCCGAGCAAGGAGCAGGGCCGAAGCCAGCGGGCAGCAGCGAGGCTGCGGCAGCTCCGAGCAG GGAGCCGGATGTGCGGCTACGGGCAGAGCTGAGCCGGTGGCAGTGGAAACAGCAGGTGACCCTGGAGCAGGCGCTGCAGCACATGCACGCGGCAGCCCACGCCCAAGAGAAGCTACAGAGGAGCCAGGAGCAGCTCCAGGCCCTGAGGGAGCAG ctgggggcacagaaggagcagagccagggccTGTGGCACAGTGTGGcttggctgcagcaggagctgggagccacCCAGGCCCGGGAGCAGCGAAGGCTGCAGCAGCTTAGTGGAGCCACAGAAACCATCCAGGAACTGCAGCAAGAAGTGGCCTCCGCCAGAAAGCgcctggcagagctgctgcaagAG GTGCAGGACATAGCCacgctgcaggcagagctggcccaAGCCCAGCAAGAGAAAGCcaagcaggaggagaaggctgcGGCCTACAAGGaagagaggcagcagctcctctgggaGCTGAGGGAGCTCCAGGAGTGCCAGGAGCAGAGCAAGCAGGAG GCCCAGACCCTGCAGGAGCGGCTGCGGGAGCTGAGCAGCcgagcccagcactggcagcagctgcACCAGGCCAGTGAGCAAGCTCTGGCTACGCGAGAAAAGGAGCTGGTGGTCTGCAAGTTGGAGCTGTCTTTCCTCAAGGAAGAGCTCAGCAAGGCCACGGAGCAG ATAGAAACCCTGCGCTCTTCCCAGGCTCTGGCACGCTGTGAGAGCAGCCGGACGCACGAGGACAGGGAGCTGGTGCTGGTCAACATCAGCCAGTGCCTGGTGGAGCAGAT GCAGGTACATGAGAGACAAGGGCACAAGACCCAGCAGCAAAGCGAGCAGACCAGAGAGCTGacggggagcggggctgagctCTCCGtacacagcagctgctgctgctgcctgcaggggtGCAGGGGACAGACAGACAACTGCTGGACTGCCCGCGCTCCCGCATCCCCTCGCCCCCCTGGCCTTCCCACCAGGCATCTTCAGGACGCAGTGAGCAGGTTGCAGGAGGAAAACACGTGCCTCGCGGTCAGAACACGCGAGAACAAGTGCGAGCGGCTGAAGGTGAGCGGAATTCGTGGCGCAGCCTGGCCTGACACTGGGCCCCTGCTCTTATGTGTGCGGGgccggctgggctggggctgcctgcccAGGGCACGGGCCATGGGAGAGCTGCCTCTGTGGCAGCACGGGCCAGCGCTGGCCCAGGGCTGGGCTCTTTGCCCTCTAGGTCAGCGCAATTCTGTGCCTTGTCCCAGCCTCCACAGGACAATGACTAGACGGTACCAGCCCTGCACCATTCTGCAGGGCTGCCTCCACCCAACACTCGCCTCCAGGACAAGAAGCAgtgcaaaacaaagcaaggatTAA
- the PMFBP1 gene encoding polyamine-modulated factor 1-binding protein 1 isoform X1 — protein sequence MLKSRGSINCRPSRGRGRHNWSRNAVGSSSSARTWGPAASCRRKLRSREKHGAAASVDVINSSSESPAQLWAQLGSPQAAQRRRLCPCPRGTAVSQWHPVAAHPGASNRARAWPKAGARGGGGSTETRGCKGSMRLERPSCGMGMPQGSTCTAVPGHRGGGHGDPQIHQHQEEFPSVRSPGSGSGHCPQAAGRAEPPCARDRAQPRRIMSHEGTVREWPKCGTSREVPAPLGQPEGPCGGLPAAEEAKPEPSSFSQHLQPEAETWQPQGQRQVPVPEPWRGEPPARQDTQQQKLEPAQALASVRALQLDLDFCRGMNRERLVQLQQQERAVEQKHQDFIFLMQQYQAVIGKDQKDEVVQTEVTSSVAAHSHSDSSYNIPRKARTELLMQPQPRASCSAQRSGRACAWGADTQPRAHGEAKAEQGAGPKPAGSSEAAAAPSREPDVRLRAELSRWQWKQQVTLEQALQHMHAAAHAQEKLQRSQEQLQALREQLGAQKEQSQGLWHSVAWLQQELGATQAREQRRLQQLSGATETIQELQQEVASARKRLAELLQEVQDIATLQAELAQAQQEKAKQEEKAAAYKEERQQLLWELRELQECQEQSKQEVSMSPGLCAGQRASVLSPSLPLCRGQAQTLQERLRELSSRAQHWQQLHQASEQALATREKELVVCKLELSFLKEELSKATEQIETLRSSQALARCESSRTHEDRELVLVNISQCLVEQMQVHERQGHKTQQQSEQTRELTGSGAELSVHSSCCCCLQGCRGQTDNCWTARAPASPRPPGLPTRHLQDAVSRLQEENTCLAVRTRENKCERLKVSGIRGAAWPDTGPLLLCVRGRLGWGCLPRARAMGELPLWQHGPALAQGWALCPLGQRNSVPCPSLHRTMTRRYQPCTILQGCLHPTLASRTRSSAKQSKD from the exons GGAGAAACACGGAGCAGCGGCCTCAGTCGATGTGATCAACAGCTCCTCTGAGAGCCCAGCGCAGCTCTGGGCGCAGCTCGGGAGCCCACAGGCAGCACAGCGGAGGCGGCTGTGCCCGTGTCCCCGGGGCACAGCCGTGTCACAATGGCACCCGGTTGCAGCACATCCTGGGGCCAGCAACAGGGCCAGGGCATGGCCAAAGGCTGGtgcaaggggtggggggggtagcACAGAGACAAGGGGGTGCAAGGGCAGCATGAGACTGGAGAGGCCCAGCTGTGGCATGGGGATGCCACAAGGCTCAACATGTACGGCAGTGCcgggacaccggggggggggacacggggatccCCAGATCCACCAGCACCAGGAGGAGTTTCCCAGCGTGAGGTCACCAGGTTCTGGTTCCGGGCATTGTCCCcaggctgcgggcagggcagAGCCACCTTGTGCCCGGGACAGGGCCCAGCCGAGGAGGATCATGTCACACGAAGGCACAG TGAGAGAGTGGCCAAAATGTGGCACATCCAGGGAGGTCCCTGCACCTCTGGGCCAGCCTGAGGGCCCCTGTGgagggctgccagcagcagaggaggCAAAGCCAGAGCCGAGCAGCTTCAGCCAGCATCTTCAGCCGGAGGCGGAGACCTGGCAGCCCCAG GGCCAAAGGCAAGTGCCGGTGCCGGAGCCATGGCGAGGGGAGCCCCCAGCACGCCAGGACacacagcagcagaagctggagcCAGCGCAGGCGCTGGCCTCAGTGCGGGCACTGCAGCTGGACCTGGACTTCTGCAGGGGCATGAACCGTGAGCGGCTggtccagctgcagcagcaggagcgtgCGGTGGAGCAGAAGCACCAGGACTTCATCTTTCTGATGCAGCAGTACCAGGCGGTGATCGGCAAG GACCAGAAGGATGAGGTGGTGCAGACAGAGGTCACCTCCTCCGTGGCTGCCCACAGCCATTCTGACTCCAGCTACAATATCCCGAGGAAGGCGCGCACAGAGCTGCTCATGCAG ccccagccccgagcGTCCTGCAGCGCCCAGAGGAGTGGCCGTGCCTGTGCCTGGGGGGCGGACACACAGCCCCGGGCCCACGGCGAGGCCAAGGCCGAGCAAGGAGCAGGGCCGAAGCCAGCGGGCAGCAGCGAGGCTGCGGCAGCTCCGAGCAG GGAGCCGGATGTGCGGCTACGGGCAGAGCTGAGCCGGTGGCAGTGGAAACAGCAGGTGACCCTGGAGCAGGCGCTGCAGCACATGCACGCGGCAGCCCACGCCCAAGAGAAGCTACAGAGGAGCCAGGAGCAGCTCCAGGCCCTGAGGGAGCAG ctgggggcacagaaggagcagagccagggccTGTGGCACAGTGTGGcttggctgcagcaggagctgggagccacCCAGGCCCGGGAGCAGCGAAGGCTGCAGCAGCTTAGTGGAGCCACAGAAACCATCCAGGAACTGCAGCAAGAAGTGGCCTCCGCCAGAAAGCgcctggcagagctgctgcaagAG GTGCAGGACATAGCCacgctgcaggcagagctggcccaAGCCCAGCAAGAGAAAGCcaagcaggaggagaaggctgcGGCCTACAAGGaagagaggcagcagctcctctgggaGCTGAGGGAGCTCCAGGAGTGCCAGGAGCAGAGCAAGCAGGAGGTGAGCATGTCCCCGGGCCTCTGCGCAGGGCAGCGGGCGTCTGTGCTCAGCCCCTCACTGCCTCTGTGCCGCGGGCAGGCCCAGACCCTGCAGGAGCGGCTGCGGGAGCTGAGCAGCcgagcccagcactggcagcagctgcACCAGGCCAGTGAGCAAGCTCTGGCTACGCGAGAAAAGGAGCTGGTGGTCTGCAAGTTGGAGCTGTCTTTCCTCAAGGAAGAGCTCAGCAAGGCCACGGAGCAG ATAGAAACCCTGCGCTCTTCCCAGGCTCTGGCACGCTGTGAGAGCAGCCGGACGCACGAGGACAGGGAGCTGGTGCTGGTCAACATCAGCCAGTGCCTGGTGGAGCAGAT GCAGGTACATGAGAGACAAGGGCACAAGACCCAGCAGCAAAGCGAGCAGACCAGAGAGCTGacggggagcggggctgagctCTCCGtacacagcagctgctgctgctgcctgcaggggtGCAGGGGACAGACAGACAACTGCTGGACTGCCCGCGCTCCCGCATCCCCTCGCCCCCCTGGCCTTCCCACCAGGCATCTTCAGGACGCAGTGAGCAGGTTGCAGGAGGAAAACACGTGCCTCGCGGTCAGAACACGCGAGAACAAGTGCGAGCGGCTGAAGGTGAGCGGAATTCGTGGCGCAGCCTGGCCTGACACTGGGCCCCTGCTCTTATGTGTGCGGGgccggctgggctggggctgcctgcccAGGGCACGGGCCATGGGAGAGCTGCCTCTGTGGCAGCACGGGCCAGCGCTGGCCCAGGGCTGGGCTCTTTGCCCTCTAGGTCAGCGCAATTCTGTGCCTTGTCCCAGCCTCCACAGGACAATGACTAGACGGTACCAGCCCTGCACCATTCTGCAGGGCTGCCTCCACCCAACACTCGCCTCCAGGACAAGAAGCAgtgcaaaacaaagcaaggatTAA
- the PMFBP1 gene encoding polyamine-modulated factor 1-binding protein 1 isoform X3, with protein MLKSRGSINCRPSRGRGRHNWSRNAVGSSSSARTWGPAASCRRKLRSREKHGAAASVDVINSSSESPAQLWAQLGSPQAAQRRRLCPCPRGTAVSQWHPVAAHPGASNRARAWPKAGARGGGGSTETRGCKGSMRLERPSCGMGMPQGSTCTAVPGHRGGGHGDPQIHQHQEEFPSVRSPGSGSGHCPQAAGRAEPPCARDRAQPRRIMSHEGTVREWPKCGTSREVPAPLGQPEGPCGGLPAAEEAKPEPSSFSQHLQPEAETWQPQGQRQVPVPEPWRGEPPARQDTQQQKLEPAQALASVRALQLDLDFCRGMNRERLVQLQQQERAVEQKHQDFIFLMQQYQAVIGKDQKDEVVQTEVTSSVAAHSHSDSSYNIPRKARTELLMQPQPRASCSAQRSGRACAWGADTQPRAHGEAKAEQGAGPKPAGSSEAAAAPSREPDVRLRAELSRWQWKQQVTLEQALQHMHAAAHAQEKLQRSQEQLQALREQLGAQKEQSQGLWHSVAWLQQELGATQAREQRRLQQLSGATETIQELQQEVASARKRLAELLQEVQDIATLQAELAQAQQEKAKQEEKAAAYKEERQQLLWELRELQECQEQSKQEVSMSPGLCAGQRASVLSPSLPLCRGQAQTLQERLRELSSRAQHWQQLHQASEQALATREKELVVCKLELSFLKEELSKATEQIETLRSSQALARCESSRTHEDRELVLVNISQCLVEQMQVHERQGHKTQQQSEQTRELTGSGAELSVHSSCCCCLQGCRGQTDNCWTARAPASPRPPGLPTRHLQDAVSRLQEENTCLAVRTRENKCERLKGWALCPLGQRNSVPCPSLHRTMTRRYQPCTILQGCLHPTLASRTRSSAKQSKD; from the exons GGAGAAACACGGAGCAGCGGCCTCAGTCGATGTGATCAACAGCTCCTCTGAGAGCCCAGCGCAGCTCTGGGCGCAGCTCGGGAGCCCACAGGCAGCACAGCGGAGGCGGCTGTGCCCGTGTCCCCGGGGCACAGCCGTGTCACAATGGCACCCGGTTGCAGCACATCCTGGGGCCAGCAACAGGGCCAGGGCATGGCCAAAGGCTGGtgcaaggggtggggggggtagcACAGAGACAAGGGGGTGCAAGGGCAGCATGAGACTGGAGAGGCCCAGCTGTGGCATGGGGATGCCACAAGGCTCAACATGTACGGCAGTGCcgggacaccggggggggggacacggggatccCCAGATCCACCAGCACCAGGAGGAGTTTCCCAGCGTGAGGTCACCAGGTTCTGGTTCCGGGCATTGTCCCcaggctgcgggcagggcagAGCCACCTTGTGCCCGGGACAGGGCCCAGCCGAGGAGGATCATGTCACACGAAGGCACAG TGAGAGAGTGGCCAAAATGTGGCACATCCAGGGAGGTCCCTGCACCTCTGGGCCAGCCTGAGGGCCCCTGTGgagggctgccagcagcagaggaggCAAAGCCAGAGCCGAGCAGCTTCAGCCAGCATCTTCAGCCGGAGGCGGAGACCTGGCAGCCCCAG GGCCAAAGGCAAGTGCCGGTGCCGGAGCCATGGCGAGGGGAGCCCCCAGCACGCCAGGACacacagcagcagaagctggagcCAGCGCAGGCGCTGGCCTCAGTGCGGGCACTGCAGCTGGACCTGGACTTCTGCAGGGGCATGAACCGTGAGCGGCTggtccagctgcagcagcaggagcgtgCGGTGGAGCAGAAGCACCAGGACTTCATCTTTCTGATGCAGCAGTACCAGGCGGTGATCGGCAAG GACCAGAAGGATGAGGTGGTGCAGACAGAGGTCACCTCCTCCGTGGCTGCCCACAGCCATTCTGACTCCAGCTACAATATCCCGAGGAAGGCGCGCACAGAGCTGCTCATGCAG ccccagccccgagcGTCCTGCAGCGCCCAGAGGAGTGGCCGTGCCTGTGCCTGGGGGGCGGACACACAGCCCCGGGCCCACGGCGAGGCCAAGGCCGAGCAAGGAGCAGGGCCGAAGCCAGCGGGCAGCAGCGAGGCTGCGGCAGCTCCGAGCAG GGAGCCGGATGTGCGGCTACGGGCAGAGCTGAGCCGGTGGCAGTGGAAACAGCAGGTGACCCTGGAGCAGGCGCTGCAGCACATGCACGCGGCAGCCCACGCCCAAGAGAAGCTACAGAGGAGCCAGGAGCAGCTCCAGGCCCTGAGGGAGCAG ctgggggcacagaaggagcagagccagggccTGTGGCACAGTGTGGcttggctgcagcaggagctgggagccacCCAGGCCCGGGAGCAGCGAAGGCTGCAGCAGCTTAGTGGAGCCACAGAAACCATCCAGGAACTGCAGCAAGAAGTGGCCTCCGCCAGAAAGCgcctggcagagctgctgcaagAG GTGCAGGACATAGCCacgctgcaggcagagctggcccaAGCCCAGCAAGAGAAAGCcaagcaggaggagaaggctgcGGCCTACAAGGaagagaggcagcagctcctctgggaGCTGAGGGAGCTCCAGGAGTGCCAGGAGCAGAGCAAGCAGGAGGTGAGCATGTCCCCGGGCCTCTGCGCAGGGCAGCGGGCGTCTGTGCTCAGCCCCTCACTGCCTCTGTGCCGCGGGCAGGCCCAGACCCTGCAGGAGCGGCTGCGGGAGCTGAGCAGCcgagcccagcactggcagcagctgcACCAGGCCAGTGAGCAAGCTCTGGCTACGCGAGAAAAGGAGCTGGTGGTCTGCAAGTTGGAGCTGTCTTTCCTCAAGGAAGAGCTCAGCAAGGCCACGGAGCAG ATAGAAACCCTGCGCTCTTCCCAGGCTCTGGCACGCTGTGAGAGCAGCCGGACGCACGAGGACAGGGAGCTGGTGCTGGTCAACATCAGCCAGTGCCTGGTGGAGCAGAT GCAGGTACATGAGAGACAAGGGCACAAGACCCAGCAGCAAAGCGAGCAGACCAGAGAGCTGacggggagcggggctgagctCTCCGtacacagcagctgctgctgctgcctgcaggggtGCAGGGGACAGACAGACAACTGCTGGACTGCCCGCGCTCCCGCATCCCCTCGCCCCCCTGGCCTTCCCACCAGGCATCTTCAGGACGCAGTGAGCAGGTTGCAGGAGGAAAACACGTGCCTCGCGGTCAGAACACGCGAGAACAAGTGCGAGCGGCTGAAG GGCTGGGCTCTTTGCCCTCTAGGTCAGCGCAATTCTGTGCCTTGTCCCAGCCTCCACAGGACAATGACTAGACGGTACCAGCCCTGCACCATTCTGCAGGGCTGCCTCCACCCAACACTCGCCTCCAGGACAAGAAGCAgtgcaaaacaaagcaaggatTAA